The following proteins are encoded in a genomic region of Diadema setosum chromosome 10, eeDiaSeto1, whole genome shotgun sequence:
- the LOC140234298 gene encoding histone H1, gonadal-like — MAASPQKRSASPRKSPRKSPQKKSSPRKAAASPRRKKKARAASHPPVIDMIRAAITNMKERRGSSAAKIKSYIAANYRVDMNALAPHVRRALRNGVKNNTLKQMSGTGATGRFRINTAAAKATDAAKAKRAKARARAAAKKAKAAAKRKAAAAKRKARAAKRKAAKKTKAKKTTAKRRRSAAKAKKPKKPKAKKSPKKKAAGKRRSPKKAAKRRPAKKAAARPKSAKPKRKAKAKKA; from the coding sequence ATGGCAGCTTCACCGCAGAAGCGCTCCGCGTCACCACGCAAATCTCCGCGTAAGAGCCCCCAGAAGAAGAGTTCGCCGAGGAAGGCGGCTGCCTCTCCAAGGCGCAAGAAGAAGGCTCGTGCTGCAAGTCATCCTCCAGTGATCGACATGATCAGGGCTGCGATCACCAACATGAAAGAGCGCCGAGGCTCTTCTGCAGCCAAGATCAAGAGCTACATCGCCGCCAACTACCGCGTCGACATGAACGCACTGGCTCCTCACGTGCGACGTGCACTCCGCAATGGAGTGAAAAACAACACGCTGAAGCAGATGTCTGGTACTGGGGCTACGGGCCGATTCCGCATCAACACTGCAGCAGCAAAGGCGACAGATGCCGCCAAAGCCAAGAGGGCCAAGGCCCGTGCTCGAGCCGCCGCCAAGAAAGCCAAGGCAGCCGCCAAGCGCAAGGCAGCAGCAGCCAAACGCAAGGCCAGGGCAGCCAAGAGAAAGGCAGCGAAGAAGACCAAGGCCAAGAAAACTACCGCCAAGAGACGCAGGTCTGCCGCCAAGGCGAAGAAGCCTAAGAAGCCTAAGGCGAAGAAGTCTCCCAAGAAGAAGGCAGCTGGTAAACGCCGTTCTCCGAAGAAGGCAGCCAAGCGCCGTCCAGCGAAGAAGGCAGCAGCCAGACCCAAGTCTGCAAAGCCGAAGAGGAAGGCCAAGGCAAAGAAGGCGTAA